CAAGGTGAGGTCCGGGATCTGCGCCACGTCAAGATATAGAATTGCCCTTTCGGCAGCGCTGCCGCGAGTAGGTGCCACGGGAAAGGTGTTGCGCACGATCTCAACGCTTTCTTCGGTGATGCCGTGATGCGCGACGAAATGAAGAAGCTCGCCGTCAAATCTGTAAACAAAGCAGAACTGTGCTTCGCATAGACGGGCGGCGCTTTGCGCGATCATATTAAAAACTGGCTGCCCATCGGTGGGCGAGCGGCTGATAACGCTAAGCACATCGCTGGTCGCCGTCTGGTACTCCAGCGCCTCTGTGGCCTCCCGTGTCCGCTGCTGCACCTCCTCGAAAAGGCGGACGTTCTCGATCGCAATTACGGCCTGGTCGGCAAAGGTCTGGACAAGTTCGATCTGGCTATCGGTGAAGGCCCCGGGTTCAGGTCGCGTCATTGCGAAGACGCCAATTACCGATCCTTCGCGCATTAGCGGTACACAGAGCACAGCCGAATAACCTCCGAGTCGCGGAGCTTCGGGAAGGCCATGTTCTGTGTCCTTGGTAACATCCGGAATATGGACGACTGCCTTGTCGAGTGCTGTTCGGCCGACCCAGGATTGTCGGCTGATCGGACTCGGATTAGCCTCTTCATACGCGCGATACTCCGGAGTTTGGTCGTAGCCTGCCGCAAGCCGGAAGACATCGCCTTCGCGCATAAAGATGCCAGACGTTTTCGCACCGCAGAGCCTCACCGCAGAATCGATAAGTGTCTGCAGGACGCTCTGCAGGTTGAATGCGGAGCGGCTTATGACCTTTAGCACATCCGCGGTCGTGGTCTGCTGCTGTAATGCTTCGCCAAGTTCGGCGGTGCGGGCCTGCACCTCTTCGAAGAGCCGCACATTGCCGATCGCGATGACGGCCTGGTTGGCGAAAGTTTTAAGCAGGCCAATTTGGCTGTCGCTAAAGGGTCGCGCCTCGATGCGCCGGATCATAAGCGCTCCGATTGCTTTTCCTTCCTGCAACAGCGGAGTGGCGAGAATCGCGCGAAAACCAAGACGTTGAGCCATCATTCGGCCGGTTGCAAACTCCTCTCCAGCGATGGTCAAGTCGTGAACGTGGACTGGCACTCGATCCAATACGGCCCGGCCGGTAACGATGTCGCGCGCGACCGGGAAGCCAGCACTGTCAACCGGAATTGGTCCGTGATGCGCTCCCACAGCCAGCCTGTCGGAGCGCAGCAGATAGATCGTTGCGTCATAGGCGTCGCAGAGCCGAGCGGCACTTTCAGCGACGGCGTCCAGTACAGGCTGAATATCCGTGGGAGACCCGGCGATCACTTGCAATATTGCGCCCGTCGCTGTCTGCTGATCCAGCGACTCAGCGAGTTCACGATTGTGCCCCTCGACTTTCTCGATCAGCCGGGCATTTTCGATCGCGATCACAGCCTGGTCGGCGAAGCTCTCGACCAGTTCGACTTGGCGCGGTGAAAATAGCCCGATCGTCCGCCGCGCCATGCCGAATACGCCGATGGTCTCCTGACCCCGCTTCAGCGGGACTGAAAGTACTCCGCGGAAATTGCCGATGATTGCGGCCTCAGGCCTTTCGTATTCCGGGTCTTCAAGCGCATCCGCCACATGGATCGTCAATCCCTCCAGCGCGGCGCGGCCCTGGAACGTCCCTCGTCCCACGACATGTGGGTTGGCCCGTTCGTATGCATGCAGCTCAGCAGCCTGCCCGCCGCCTGCCATGAACCGCAACGTATCGCCAACGCGCAACGTGATTGCGCCGATGTCCGCCCCGGCCAAGCGTATAGCCGAGTCGACTAGCGTCTGCAGTACCGGTTGGATGTTGGTCGGGGACGCGGCGATCACCCTGAGGATAGCACTCGTCGCATTCTGCTGTTCAAGGAGATTGGCGACCTCAGCGGTGCGTACCCGATTTTCTTCGCGCGCCGCTGTCAACTCGGATCGGAGCGAGCTGATCGTGATCTCAGAGTCGGAGTCAGGCCCTCCCACTGAGGTGCTCCTGTTTTTATCTGCTCAGTGTCGGCTTTGGCCAGCCCAGCGTCAAGTTTGTGACCTGCAACGCCTGTTTGTGACGCAGCGCGGCCGGTTGGTGATGCACCTGAGCGCCGGCTTTCGGAGCTATTGCAGATGTGAATATGTCCGAGATGAGGTCGTAGGCAGAGTGCCAGCTTCTTTGGACCTTGTTCTACAACCAGTCGATCAGCTTTCGGCTCAAAAAATCTACCGGTCAGCAATGCGCCTTAACTCGGCCAGAGAGTTCAATTTTGCTGCGGATGGAGACATCGCCGGCAACCACGCCGGACGCCGCGGTTGCGCCTCAAAATCGTTGTTAAAAAATGGGCCCTAATTCGGCTGATCAATTGCCGCCCTCAAGCGGCCTCAGCCCGCGGGGCTTTCCGTTCTCACCAATTTCCCGTCTGGTTCTGCGCTGCACTCTTAAGCGCGAGAGAGGCGGATGTATCGAAACTGTCGGCGCAGGCCGCCTCGACGTCTGCTTTGGTTAAGCCAACGTCGCGCAGAAGGAAGTTGGACAGGTGACCAAGCCCACGCTTTATGTTGCGGCGGGTCCGCCACTCACGGACAAGGGCCAGCAGCCGTTCGAGGTCAAAAAAAGTGCGCGGCACGCGCAGTGCGGTCTCGCCTAGTGTCGTTTGCGTGATGTTACGCCAGGTCATGGGAGCCTCCGTTGGGGATGCACGATGACGACCACCATCATGGCAGAGGACGGGAAGGCGCCAGCGCATCTTCGGAAGCGCTCCGCTTCAGATTGTGAACTGGCCTTAGAGCTCCGCAAGGCCTAACCTGCGGCAAAGGAGCGGTCAGCCATGACGCGACGGCCTTACGGACTGGTCTGCCCGATCTCGCACGCCTGCGAGTTCCTGGAGCCCCGCTGGACGATCCAAATCCTGACGGAACTCTGGAACGGCTCGACCCGCTTCAATGACATTCGCAAGGGGGTGGGCAACGTCTCGTCCGCCCTCTTGTCGAGGCGGCTCAAGGACATGGAAGCGTTGGGCCTGGTCGAGCGGGTCGAGGACGAGGCGACGGGCACCATCAGCTATTTCCGTACCGAAAAGTCGATAAGGCTCGAGCCGGCGATGAACGCGCTGGCGGAATGGGCGCAATGCAACATCGAGGCGGAGATCGCGCTCGCCGACGTGGATGTTTCGACCCTCATGTGGGCTGTGCGGCGAAAGATTGACCTCGCTGAACTGCCGCGGCGGCGCGCCGTCATCCGCTTCCATTTCCGCGACGATCCCCCACCGAGGTGTCCCCATTACTGGTTTGTGGTCGAGCCAGGCTCAGACTTGCCCGAGCTATGCTCGCTCGACCCCGGCCGGGACGTCGATCTTTACGTCGAGACCGGCGTTGTTTCGCTGGGAGCCATCCTGGAGGGCCGCTCCAGCATCGAGCGTGAGAAAGAGAGGGGCGGCCTTTTCCTCAGCGGCGACCCCGGCCTCGCGCGAAGCATGGACCGTTGGCTGCGAATCTCGGTCTACGCGGCGCTTGACGGAATCGTCCAGCTTTCTTGAAAGCCATGTTTGGAGTGCAGCCTTATGCAACCCGGCCCGAAAGAGAAAGCCGTTTGGGCTTGCCTCAAAAGCTATAACGCTATCATACGTTGTTTATTGCTGTGCACTGAAAGCCGCCAGTCCGCATTCGGCCCCCATTCTAGACCTTTCCTGGCGTCCGCTTTGCGCCTCAGATAGGTCTTTGAGCTGGCCCCAGCGGAATCCCAAAAGCAGAGCGCTCAAATAGGACCCTCGCTAACGGAGAGCCGTCCAAACACGGCTCACAAGCTGTCGAGCAGCAGTGCGCCCAATTGTCGCCGTTTGGCGCGGCTGACCGTGCCGGCCTTCAGGGCCACGTGGCCTCGTCCGAAACCCACTTATGGATCGCGGCGATACGAGGGTCGGTCCAGCACTCGTAACCGCAATTCGTCATCGCTCACCGGGTTGACAATCGCTGCTCAGGCGCCATGCTGCAGTGCAACATGGCCAGCTACGAAACCAGCATCATCAAGTCGTCGCGCATCGAATGCCTGGACGGGCTTCGCGCGCTTGCGGCGATCTGGGTGCTGGTCGGGCACTGCATGCTTTTGACCGGCTGGCAGATTCCGGTCGTCGGCGAGCCGGATCTCGGCGTCGACCTGTTCATCATGCTGTCCGGCTTCCTGATGGTGTTCCACTATCAGCTGCGCCAGGAAAAGGAGCCTTGGCAAAGACCGGAAACCTGGCTGAAATTCTGGACGCGCCGCTATTTCAGGATCGCGCCGCTGTTCTATGTCATGCTTTGCCTGGCGCTGGCGCTTGGCCCCTATCTCTACGATTGCAGGATCATAATCGACGATTTCCTCTCCAGATCGCACCAGGCCCCGGAACGCTACCTCGACGGCAGCCTGAAAAACATCGTCGCTCATCTCACGTTCCTGTTTGGGCTGGTGCCGAACCTCGCCTATCGCACGCCGCTGCCTGACTGGAGCCTGGGGCTGGAGATGCAGTTCTATGCCGTGTTCCCGGCCGTCATGCTGCTGGTGCGCAGGCTGGACTGGATCAGGAGCGCCCTTGTGGTCGCGGCGGCCGGCTGCGTCATCGTGTTTGCGATGCGGCTGTTGTCGATCCATTTTCCGATGCCGTCCTTTCTGCCGCTCAAGATACAGATATTCCTGTGCGGGATGCTGCTGGCCGGAGTCGTGCGTCAGAGCCAGCCGCGATCTATCCTGTACTTGGCACTGGCGCTGCTGCTGGCGGCGCTGCCCTTTGGCGGCGACCAGGGGCTGGGCAAGCTTCTGGTGCGCGAAGCGCTGGTGGCGGGCTTCTTTGCCCTGGTTCTCTACCGCATGCTGCCTGGAAGGGCGGGAACGCTGGCGCGAGCGATCGCCGTGACGCTCAGCAACCGGTTCTTCCACCTGATGGGCGAGCTTTCCTTCAGCATCTACCTGATCCATCTGCTGGTGCTGCAGCCCGTCGCGGCGTTCGTCATCAGTGAGTTCGGCCACCAATTGTTGGCGCCGCTGCGCTTCGCCATCGTCGTTGCCGTTGTGCTGCCGACGGTGACGTCGCTGTCCTGGATCACCTACACTCTGATCGAGGTCCCCGGCCAGAAGGCGGGCCGCTTCGTCGTCCAGCGCTTTGGCCGAAAGAGCGGCGCGCCGGCGCTGGAGAAGACCCCGGCGGAGTAGGGCGCAAAGCCAGCCAGTTCCCTAGATTGAATTCACCTACGACTGTGTCGCGCCCTCTTGTGTGCGGCGAGATGAAAGCCGATGCCGCATTAGGGACCGGATATTCTTGTGTAGATCTAATTGGCGACAAGCGCGAGGCCACGAGAACGAGACAGGGCCAGATCAGCTTATCGTCAACTGTCGCTGTGACGAAATTTTTCCGAAGTTCAGCTTAAGACGGTGCGCCGACTCAGCCAGAACGGGCAGGCAAACCCTTACCCTGCGCTGGCGCAATGTCGCGGCGCTTCCCTGTTGTGGTCGATAAGGCAACCGAACCGATGGTCAAGATGAACATAGGGGCTGACCAGGCTAAGCGCTGGCGAGATGAAGCGGTACGCGGGAAGAAAGGCGCTTGTCGCCCGCAACCTCTTCATGGGCAGTGATCTTGGCGGTGATAATCATCTTGGCTGGTCTGATCGCGCACAAGGCGCACATCCTGCTGTAGCGTTCTGATCAATGGATTGCGCCAGCCCTCGACCGGGTCCTGGCATCTGCAAAGCAAAAGCCCGCCGCGTCTGGGTGGAGAGCGGCCGGCCTTCTTATTGCCGAGAGTTGAGCGCTCCTGTCACATGCAACTTTCGCGTTGGTGGACCAGTGCGGGCACGTTCGATGAAAGGCAGCGATGCGCCTCATATCGGCCGATAGGGCGTTCCTATTCGTGCCGAAAAGCGGACGTCGATAAACAACCCGCCATGAACGGCTTTCGTCATCAGGGGTTGCCCGAGGCGTTTGTAGCGTTCGGATCGGGCGGGCGGGTTGATATGGGACCCGGCGTCTTGGCGATTTAGAGTGGAAGCTTGATATCGCCCACCGAGAGAGGCTTACCGGCCGCTATGAGCGCCGCAACCGTCTCTCTGTCCTGTTGCCGGCGCTTCACGAGGCCGTTCAGCACCCTGTCGAGAGATATCGCGCCGGCGCCGGCTATGGCCAGGACGAACATGCCGCCCGCTATGGCGAGATCCTTTTCGAAATGCAGCAATTCGTTCTGGTTGGCGAAATTGGTGTGGAACAAAGCTGCCGTTGCCAAACAGAACAGTCCGAGCGCCACCGCGCCCACACGCGTCAGCAGACCAAGGCCGACCGAAAAGCCAGCTCCCAGCTGCAGCGCTATGGTGGCTATTAAAAGCGGCAGGCTGACGCCGAGCGCCGTCATCGCCTTGGCTGCACCGGCGAAATGCGTCGCCAGCTCCAGGCCTTCATGCGCGAAGAGCAATGAGAGCAGCAGGCGACCCGTCAGCAGGGTCGAGTCGGTGAGATGTGGTTTCCAGGCGGTTTGTGTCGTTGTCACGATGGGCTCCATGGGAAAGGAGCAGGCGCCTTGCAGCGCCTGCCTGGTTTTACTTGGTCACCTTGGTGTCGATGGCCTTGTGGAGGTCTTCGAGTTCTTCACAGCCGGCGGGACACAGCTTCTGCAGCGACGCCAACTGCTCGTTGGCCTTGGCCATGTCGCCGGTCTCTACATAGAGTTCGCCCAGATATTCGCGGGCGGCCTTGTGGTCGGGCTTCAGCTCGAGCGCCTTGTTGTAGTAGGTCAGCGCGGTGGTGAAATCGCCGGTCTTGCGCAACGTGAAGCCGAGCAGGTTGTAGACGTCGGCCTGCTGGTTGTCCTGCGCGAGATCACGCAGATCGGCCAGCGCGCCCTTGTAGTCCTTGACGGCGATCTTGGCCTGGACGGCGGTGAGGTCGGGTGCATCGGTGCCCTCGATGTCGTCGACCGCATAGGCCGGCATGATAGTGGCCACGGGAACGATGGTCAGCACGGCAATGGCGCCAAGCAGGCCAAACAGGGCGTGCTTGCCCAGATAGGATTGTTTCATCATCTTTCTCGCTTGGGTTGGGAGCTCGCGCTCAAATCTGAACTGGGGTGAAACCATAGGCATTGCCGTCTTTCACGAAGACGCCGGTGCCGGGGAACGGGAAATGCGAACCCGAGATCCGGATGTTGTCGGCGATCACGCGATCGATCAGCTTGTGCCGCGTGGTGATCGCCATCGGCCCGTCCTGGTCGTAACTGCCCTGCCACTCCGGATGCGGCGCCAGAAGGGCGGGCACATACATGGTGTCGGCCGAGATCATCAGCTGTTCCTTGCCGGAGTTGGCGAGGTAGACCGAATGTCCCGACGTGTGGCCGGGCGCAGCGATGATCTGGATGCCGGGTGCGACTTCGGCGCCGTCATTGACCAGCTTCCAGTTC
This region of Mesorhizobium sp. C432A genomic DNA includes:
- a CDS encoding tetratricopeptide repeat protein: MKQSYLGKHALFGLLGAIAVLTIVPVATIMPAYAVDDIEGTDAPDLTAVQAKIAVKDYKGALADLRDLAQDNQQADVYNLLGFTLRKTGDFTTALTYYNKALELKPDHKAAREYLGELYVETGDMAKANEQLASLQKLCPAGCEELEDLHKAIDTKVTK
- a CDS encoding acyltransferase; its protein translation is MASYETSIIKSSRIECLDGLRALAAIWVLVGHCMLLTGWQIPVVGEPDLGVDLFIMLSGFLMVFHYQLRQEKEPWQRPETWLKFWTRRYFRIAPLFYVMLCLALALGPYLYDCRIIIDDFLSRSHQAPERYLDGSLKNIVAHLTFLFGLVPNLAYRTPLPDWSLGLEMQFYAVFPAVMLLVRRLDWIRSALVVAAAGCVIVFAMRLLSIHFPMPSFLPLKIQIFLCGMLLAGVVRQSQPRSILYLALALLLAALPFGGDQGLGKLLVREALVAGFFALVLYRMLPGRAGTLARAIAVTLSNRFFHLMGELSFSIYLIHLLVLQPVAAFVISEFGHQLLAPLRFAIVVAVVLPTVTSLSWITYTLIEVPGQKAGRFVVQRFGRKSGAPALEKTPAE
- a CDS encoding DUF1127 domain-containing protein, which gives rise to MTWRNITQTTLGETALRVPRTFFDLERLLALVREWRTRRNIKRGLGHLSNFLLRDVGLTKADVEAACADSFDTSASLALKSAAQNQTGNW
- a CDS encoding DoxX family protein; this translates as MEPIVTTTQTAWKPHLTDSTLLTGRLLLSLLFAHEGLELATHFAGAAKAMTALGVSLPLLIATIALQLGAGFSVGLGLLTRVGAVALGLFCLATAALFHTNFANQNELLHFEKDLAIAGGMFVLAIAGAGAISLDRVLNGLVKRRQQDRETVAALIAAGKPLSVGDIKLPL
- a CDS encoding helix-turn-helix domain-containing protein — encoded protein: MTRRPYGLVCPISHACEFLEPRWTIQILTELWNGSTRFNDIRKGVGNVSSALLSRRLKDMEALGLVERVEDEATGTISYFRTEKSIRLEPAMNALAEWAQCNIEAEIALADVDVSTLMWAVRRKIDLAELPRRRAVIRFHFRDDPPPRCPHYWFVVEPGSDLPELCSLDPGRDVDLYVETGVVSLGAILEGRSSIEREKERGGLFLSGDPGLARSMDRWLRISVYAALDGIVQLS